TTCGTTTACTTTCGAAGCCAATTCGAAAGAACTGCTCCCAGTAGCAATAACCTGTATATTAGGTATCTGGTCTGTAACCAGCTTGATGCGAAGTCCGATATCCGGAATGCGTTGGGCTTCATCGATTACAAGATATTTGTTGTTGCCAAGCAAAGTGCGCATACGTGTAGAGGTCATTTCATGGAATAAGTTCTGCACGTCCATATCATCCCCATTCAGCCATAAGGTGTTTTTGTTTTCACCAAGTAGCTGGTTGAGTAATGTTGATTTGCCTACCTGTCGTGCTCCCATAATGATGACTGCTTTATTCCCGCCAAGCAATGGCCGTATATTTTCTTCAAGCATCCGGTGTATCATAGTTTCAGTATTTTCCGCAAAGATAGAGATTAGGATAGTAAATCCAAAATTATTATAAGAAATTCGGATTCAATTCCGAAATTATTATAAGAAATTCGGAACGTGCTGCATACTTTTACTTTCCATTCTAATATTCCAGCCCGAATTGCCACGAAGAAACGGTATTCATACAGCCGGTTTTCTATTCCGTCTTTCACAACGTATGCTTTTCCCGCATTACATATTTGCTTCTGTTTCTTATTCTTTCCGCCTATTTCTTAGAAGCTGTTTTGAATTTCTCCAAAAAGTTTTTCTTGGCTTGATGTATCCGTTTTCGTGTGTGCTTTGGGCGATTTTTTGGTCTTTTCCGCTCCTGTTCTTCGTCAGATAGCCCGCTATCTTCCTCATAGTAAAGACGCAAAATTTTGCGTCTTTACAAAAACTCATCCCAAATCAGCGCACGATAAATTCAAAACAGTTTCTAAGTCTTGCGGTATTTGCAATCCGCTTCTGCTCCGCGATAAAAACGATGTTTTGCCCCATACAATCGGCTCTTTCAATATGCATATAAAGCCAATTAAACCAAAGCAGTATAGTTTCACAATAGTTTATATATACTGAAACTTCTGTTTTAATAGCCTGAAACTTTAGTTTCATCGCCTCAAAACTAAAGTTTCAGTATATATAAACTTCCGAAACAGCATTAGAACTTACATTTCTTTAAGTCATTCACTAAGGTTTGCGAGAAGACTTCTCCATAGATTTGCGTAGTTTTGATGCTCCGGTGCCCCAATAACTTTTGCACCGTAGTCAGTTTTGCGCCGCTATATATTAATAAGGTGGCGTTCGTATGGCGCGAAGAATGGAAAGAGAAATGCTTTTCTATCTGTGCCAGCTTGCCGATACGGATAAGGTCTTTGTTGACATCCGGATTGGGTTTCAGACGGAAGAAGCTATTTTTGTCTTCGTACTTCTCCAAAATCCGGACCGCTTTTCCTTGAAAAAGCAAGTCTAATGGAAGCTGGCTTTCCACACCGGTTTTTTGGGACTTGAATAGCAGCCAAGCATGTTTTTTATCCGGACAGACGAGGTTCTTTTCCGATAACTTCGTAAAATCAGAATACCTCAATCCGGTATAGCAACAAAATAGAAACGCGTCCAGCGAATGACACAGCGGTTTCCCTTCCAGCGCCAGTGCCAATTTTTCCAGCTTTTCCAATTCTTCGGGAAGGAGAAACACATGCCGGCTCTCGGTAGTCCGTATCTTGTATTTAGTAAAAGGAGAAGATTCCGGAGCGGCAAGCCCTTCGCGGACGGCTTCATTGTAGAACGTACGGAGGTGGAACAGATGCTTGGCAATGGTATTCGTCTTTAACGCTCTTTGCTTTAAAAACGATTCGAATTGAAGCAAGAATGCGTAATCGATGTCCGAAATGTTCAGGTGTGGACGAAACTCTTGCACGAGCGCCAACGTGGTGTTCAGGTTGTTCCGGGTGCTTCTTTTCCGCTCCGAATGTTCTACCCATTTTCTACCGAAAGCGAAAAAACGCTCTTCCGTGACTTCCGGAAGTTCCGTTTTCAGCAGTGATAAGGCAACCGCCTTTCCCTGCTTCCAGCCTTCCAGCTCCCGATATTGGAGGTTTAGAAGAAATTCGTCAAGCATCCGGTTTAACGCTTCTTCGTGCGGATGAAGCACGATTCGCCCGTGTTTCGAATCCCATTGTTCGGGCTTCACATAAATGTGGGTCGAGAAATATGCCTTTTGTCCTGTTAAATAAGCTTCAACCTGAATCAAGGCTTTCCCGTTGGCATTGAGGTGTTTTTTGCGATTGTACACCAGCCTGTAGCTAATTTTTTTCATGAATCCATTTTTTTAACGTAAGAAGTTCGATTTATCCGCAAATGCGCTCACAAGTGTCTCTTGCATCGTTTTTTGCCTATTTTAAATATCCATAGAGCCGCATATTCGTTGGCTTTTTATGCAAAAATGAAATCTTAAAGTGTTAAAAAGCGAAGGCTTTCTTATCTTTTGTTTCCAAAAGTGTACAAGTTATAAGATAAATGCTTACCTTTGCGGGCAAACTGAATTAGATAAAAGTGTTTATTTAAGGTTAAATTTAAGAGAGAATTTTTTATGAAAAGAAAATTGATGCTGTTAATGACCTGCCTGATGATAGGTTTTGGTCTGGTAAACGCGCAAGTGAAGAAGGTAACCGGTACGGTTACTTCTGACGAAGACGGTTTACCCGTAGTGGGAGCATCTGTATTGGTAAAAGGTACCACTGTAGGTACGGTTACTGATATAGATGGTAACTTTACAATTAGTAATGTGCCAAGTTCGGCCGGAACTTTGGTGATTTCTTTCATCGGATTGCAGACGCAAGAAGTTAAGATTCAGCCGGTTATGAAAGTTGTGCTGCATGCGGACACAGAGGTGTTGGACGAAGTTGTGGTGACGGCTTACGGTACAGCAACCAAGGGTACTTTTACCGGATCGGCTTCAGTAATGAAGGCAGATAAAATCGAAAAACGTCAGGTATCTAACATTACAAATGCATTAGCTGGTGCGGTTGCCGGTGTACAGATTCAAAGCTCTAACGGTCAGCCGGGTGAGGATGCGAAGGTGCGTATCCGTGGTGTCGGCTCTATCAATGCAGGTACAGACCCGTTGTACGTTGTAGACGGTATGCCGTTCGACGGTGACCTTTCTTCGTTGAATACACAAGATATCGAGAGCATGACCGTATTGAAAGACGCGGCTTCTACCGCTTTGTATGGTGCGCGTGGTGCCAACGGTATCATCATGATTACTACGAAAAAGGGTGCTTCGGGCAAAGCTCGTGTGAACTTTGATGCCAAATGGGGTGCTAACTCACGTGCCGTGACCAATTACGATGTAATTGATAGCCCGAACCAATATATGGAACTGGCTTACCAGTCGTTGAAGAATGCAGGTTTGTATAACTTGGGTTATGACGATGCTGCGGCTCACGCATACGCTAATTCTACTATTTTCCGGAATGCATCGGGTGGTGTAGGTTATCAGGTATATACGCTTCCTGAGGGTGAAGGCATGTTTACTACAGACGGACGTGTCAATCCGAACGCGAAATTAGGTTACAATGACGGTACTTATTATTATACGCCGGATGACTGGGAAAAGGAAATGTTCAAGAACAAATTGCGTCAGGAGTACAACCTGAGCGTATCAGGCGGTAATGACCGTGCTACGTTCTACTTCTCTTTGGGCTATTTGGATGACCAAGGTGTAATTGACGGTTCTGGATTCAAGCGTTACAGCGGTCGTTTGAACGGTGATTACAAGGTAAACGATTGGTTGAAAGTGGGGGCTAATGTGGCTTATAACTTTACCAATAGCCGTAATCCGGGCGAACAGACTACTACCAATTCTACGGGTAACGCTTTCTATATCGCTAACTTTGCGGCACCTATTTATCCGTTGTATGTGCGTGATGCCAATGGCAATATCATGACTAACAACGGACGTAAGGTATATGACTATGGTGACGGACAGAGTACGAACCAGAGCCGTTCGTTCATGTCTATCGCTAACCCTGCCGGTGACTTGATTTACAATAAGACCGAATACCTGATGGATATTATCAATGCCAATTGGTATGCGCAAATCACTCCGATTAAGGGACTGACCTTGACGGCGCGTTACGGTCTGCATATCGACAATACCCGTTATAACGATTTAGGTAATGCGTATATGGGACAGACTGCATCGTATGGCGGTACGGCATATCAGGCACACATGCGTACGTTCGGTTTCGACCAGCAGTATGTGGCTAACTATGCTTTTTCTATCGATGATATTCATCACATTGACTTGACTGCCGGTTACGATGGATATAGCATGGAGATGACCAACTTCTCCGGGTACGGAACTAACTTGTATAATCCGGAAAGCTATTATCTGGGTAATACGATTGATAACTGGCAGATAGGCGGTAATAAACATGAGTATGCTACTCACGGTATTTTCGCCCGTGTTAACTATTCATATAACGACAAATACATCGGTAATGTGTCTTACCGCCGTGACGCTTCTTCACGTTTTGCTCCCGATCACCGCTGGGGTGACTTCTGGGCAGCCAGTGTGGCTTGGCGTATCTCGGAAGAAGCTTTCATGGAAGACGTAGAATGGGTGAACCAATTGAAACTGAAAGCTTCGTTCGGACAGCAGGGTAATGATGACATTTTGATGGGTGACCTGACAACAAAGAACTATTATCCGTATATCGACCAATACAGCATCAGCGGTGCGAATGGTGTTTATTCGGACGGTGTGCTTTATTATAAAGGTAATCCGGATTTGACTTGGGAAACTTCTACTTCGTATAACATAGGTGTGGACTTCTCGTTGTTCAAGAACAAGCTGACCGGTACATTGGAATATTTCGGGCGTAAGTCTTCTGACATGCTTTATAACTTGCCT
The Phocaeicola salanitronis DSM 18170 genome window above contains:
- a CDS encoding site-specific integrase; translated protein: MKKISYRLVYNRKKHLNANGKALIQVEAYLTGQKAYFSTHIYVKPEQWDSKHGRIVLHPHEEALNRMLDEFLLNLQYRELEGWKQGKAVALSLLKTELPEVTEERFFAFGRKWVEHSERKRSTRNNLNTTLALVQEFRPHLNISDIDYAFLLQFESFLKQRALKTNTIAKHLFHLRTFYNEAVREGLAAPESSPFTKYKIRTTESRHVFLLPEELEKLEKLALALEGKPLCHSLDAFLFCCYTGLRYSDFTKLSEKNLVCPDKKHAWLLFKSQKTGVESQLPLDLLFQGKAVRILEKYEDKNSFFRLKPNPDVNKDLIRIGKLAQIEKHFSFHSSRHTNATLLIYSGAKLTTVQKLLGHRSIKTTQIYGEVFSQTLVNDLKKCKF
- a CDS encoding SusC/RagA family TonB-linked outer membrane protein, with translation MKRKLMLLMTCLMIGFGLVNAQVKKVTGTVTSDEDGLPVVGASVLVKGTTVGTVTDIDGNFTISNVPSSAGTLVISFIGLQTQEVKIQPVMKVVLHADTEVLDEVVVTAYGTATKGTFTGSASVMKADKIEKRQVSNITNALAGAVAGVQIQSSNGQPGEDAKVRIRGVGSINAGTDPLYVVDGMPFDGDLSSLNTQDIESMTVLKDAASTALYGARGANGIIMITTKKGASGKARVNFDAKWGANSRAVTNYDVIDSPNQYMELAYQSLKNAGLYNLGYDDAAAHAYANSTIFRNASGGVGYQVYTLPEGEGMFTTDGRVNPNAKLGYNDGTYYYTPDDWEKEMFKNKLRQEYNLSVSGGNDRATFYFSLGYLDDQGVIDGSGFKRYSGRLNGDYKVNDWLKVGANVAYNFTNSRNPGEQTTTNSTGNAFYIANFAAPIYPLYVRDANGNIMTNNGRKVYDYGDGQSTNQSRSFMSIANPAGDLIYNKTEYLMDIINANWYAQITPIKGLTLTARYGLHIDNTRYNDLGNAYMGQTASYGGTAYQAHMRTFGFDQQYVANYAFSIDDIHHIDLTAGYDGYSMEMTNFSGYGTNLYNPESYYLGNTIDNWQIGGNKHEYATHGIFARVNYSYNDKYIGNVSYRRDASSRFAPDHRWGDFWAASVAWRISEEAFMEDVEWVNQLKLKASFGQQGNDDILMGDLTTKNYYPYIDQYSISGANGVYSDGVLYYKGNPDLTWETSTSYNIGVDFSLFKNKLTGTLEYFGRKSSDMLYNLPTAGSLGYTSMPVNVGSMTNSGFEMDFTYNIIQNKNVTWDVNLNATFIKNKINELHENLNGRLIDDTRIYEEGESMYRMYLVEYAGVDEETGEALYWTADKDEKGNIIGRKKTTDYMDAQNYRIATDDMMPTVYGGIGTSVTAYGFDASISLSYQLGGEIYDSGYAVTMHGGYQRGGTAWSKDILNAWTPTNTRTDVPRLDAEDRYTNSISTRFLTSSNYLNINNITVGYTLPKNWTQKMQIEKLRIYFTADNLGFISARKGLDPRQSYTSATTALYTPIRTISGGINLTF